One region of Nitrospira sp. genomic DNA includes:
- a CDS encoding pyridoxine 5'-phosphate synthase: MARLGVNIDHVATLRQARGGTDPDPLTAAILVELAGADGLVVHLREDRRHIQDRDLTMLREIVRTKLDLEMAADDAMAKIALSVKPDLITLVPERRQELTTEGGLDVANHRERIQKIVDLLRDGGIPTSLFIEPSLDQIKAAHKIGAAYVELHTGRYANAKRSKEEDEEFDAITQAAKLAYKLGLGVSAGHGLTYKNVKRLAKLPEIVEFNIGHSIIARSVMVGLVQAVREMKELVA, from the coding sequence ATGGCTCGTCTGGGCGTCAATATCGATCACGTGGCAACACTCAGGCAGGCGCGGGGAGGAACAGATCCCGACCCACTGACCGCCGCAATCCTGGTTGAACTGGCCGGCGCAGACGGCCTCGTTGTACATCTCCGGGAGGATCGTCGCCATATCCAAGACCGTGACCTCACGATGCTGCGGGAAATCGTCCGAACCAAACTCGATTTGGAAATGGCCGCCGATGACGCCATGGCCAAGATCGCGCTGAGCGTCAAGCCCGACCTGATCACGCTGGTTCCCGAACGTCGTCAGGAGTTAACGACGGAGGGTGGCTTGGATGTCGCCAACCACCGCGAACGGATCCAGAAAATTGTCGATTTGCTGAGGGATGGCGGGATTCCGACGAGTTTGTTCATAGAACCCAGCTTGGATCAAATCAAGGCCGCTCATAAAATCGGCGCGGCGTATGTCGAATTGCACACGGGACGATACGCCAACGCGAAACGCTCCAAAGAAGAAGACGAGGAGTTTGACGCGATTACTCAAGCGGCAAAACTCGCATACAAACTCGGGCTCGGCGTAAGCGCCGGCCATGGCCTGACCTATAAAAACGTCAAACGACTGGCCAAACTCCCCGAAATCGTCGAATTCAACATCGGCCACAGCATTATCGCCCGTTCGGTCATGGTCGGACTCGTTCAAGCGGTTCGTGAAATGAAGGAATTGGTGGCCTAG
- a CDS encoding homoserine dehydrogenase: protein MKTEIGVGLIGFGTVGTGVARVLIENAELIRRRVGVPIKLVRIADLDITRDRGIAIPPGVLTTDIQQVLTDPRVDIVIELMGGYDLAKRVILDAVQRGKHVVTANKALLAVHGEEIFAAASRQGIDLGFEASVGGGIPVIRALMEGLAANNIQSIYGIINGTSNYILSRMTSEGQRFEVVLEEAKRAGYAEADPTFDVAGIDSAHKLTIMVSLAYGTPVNFKEIYTEGITGLTPLDIAYAKEFGFTIKLLAIAKFSDGEIEARVHPTMVPSASQIAKVDGVYNAIQLVGDAVEDVVLYGRGAGSMPTGSAVVSDVMSIARDMLKNATGRVPPSSYQPDQRRPLRMRPMEEITSLYYIRFMVLDRPGVLSQIAGVLGRYGISISSVLQQGRKEGQTVPVVIMTHMAKERDIQNALREINPMPYISEPTTLIRVEGRDE, encoded by the coding sequence ATGAAGACTGAGATCGGGGTAGGATTAATCGGCTTCGGCACCGTCGGGACCGGCGTGGCCCGAGTGCTGATCGAGAATGCGGAACTGATCCGCCGGCGGGTCGGAGTACCCATTAAGTTGGTCCGCATTGCGGATTTGGACATTACCCGTGATCGGGGCATCGCGATTCCGCCAGGCGTGCTGACCACGGACATCCAGCAGGTGTTGACGGATCCGCGCGTGGATATCGTCATCGAGCTGATGGGCGGGTATGATCTTGCAAAACGCGTGATTCTGGATGCGGTGCAACGAGGCAAGCACGTCGTGACAGCCAATAAGGCGCTCTTGGCCGTGCACGGGGAAGAGATTTTCGCCGCCGCTTCGCGGCAAGGGATCGATCTCGGGTTTGAGGCGAGTGTGGGTGGGGGCATCCCGGTGATCCGCGCCTTGATGGAAGGCCTGGCCGCCAACAACATCCAGTCGATCTACGGTATCATCAATGGCACGTCGAATTACATTCTCAGCCGGATGACCAGCGAAGGGCAGCGGTTCGAGGTCGTGCTGGAGGAAGCCAAACGGGCCGGCTATGCCGAGGCCGATCCTACCTTCGATGTCGCGGGTATCGATTCGGCCCATAAGCTCACGATCATGGTCAGCCTGGCTTACGGCACTCCGGTCAACTTCAAAGAAATTTACACCGAAGGCATCACCGGCCTGACACCGTTGGATATCGCGTATGCGAAAGAGTTCGGATTTACCATCAAGTTACTGGCGATCGCCAAGTTTTCCGACGGAGAGATTGAAGCCCGTGTCCATCCCACCATGGTCCCCTCTGCGTCGCAGATTGCGAAAGTGGATGGGGTGTACAATGCCATTCAGTTGGTCGGTGACGCCGTAGAAGACGTGGTGCTGTATGGGCGCGGCGCGGGGTCGATGCCGACCGGCAGTGCCGTTGTGAGCGATGTGATGTCCATTGCGCGCGACATGCTCAAGAATGCGACCGGGCGTGTGCCGCCCTCTTCCTATCAGCCGGATCAACGACGGCCATTGCGGATGCGGCCGATGGAAGAAATCACGTCGCTGTATTACATTCGCTTCATGGTCCTGGACCGGCCCGGCGTCTTGTCTCAGATCGCCGGAGTGTTGGGTCGCTACGGCATCAGTATTTCCTCGGTGCTGCAGCAGGGACGCAAGGAAGGGCAGACCGTGCCCGTCGTGATCATGACGCATATGGCCAAAGAACGGGATATTCAGAACGCGCTTCGCGAAATCAATCCGATGCCGTATATCTCCGAACCGACAACCCTGATCAGGGTCGAGGGGCGGGACGAATGA
- the alaC gene encoding alanine transaminase, with protein sequence MSISDGFYRIKRLPPYVFAQVQSLKLEARQRGEDIIDFGMGNPDQPTPPHIVDKLIEASKKAKNHRYSASRGITKLRHAITGWYKRNYDVELDPETEAIVTIGSKEGLAHLALATIGPGDVVLTPTPTYPIHMYSFIIAGGEVRGIELRQDSDFFDDLLRVYRQTLPRPRILVINFPHNPTTAVVDLEFFKKIVAFAKEHDVIVIHDLAYADIAFDGYKAPSFLQVPEAKDVGVEFYTLSKAYNMPGWRVGFCVGNREVVGALAKLKSYLDYGIFQPIQIASTVALNGPQDCVKEVVQRYQNRRNVLVNGLNRIGWPVALPRATMFVWARIPDPFRHMGSLEFSKLLLREAKVAVSPGIGFGEGGDEFVRFALVENEHRTRQALRGIRKVLNLDDQEP encoded by the coding sequence ATGTCGATTAGCGACGGTTTTTACCGCATCAAGCGACTTCCTCCATACGTATTTGCCCAGGTGCAAAGCCTCAAGCTTGAGGCACGTCAACGAGGCGAGGATATCATCGACTTCGGGATGGGCAATCCGGATCAGCCCACCCCGCCTCATATCGTCGACAAATTGATCGAAGCCTCCAAGAAAGCCAAGAATCATCGCTATTCCGCCTCGCGGGGCATCACGAAGCTCCGCCATGCGATTACCGGGTGGTACAAGCGAAACTACGACGTGGAGTTGGATCCCGAGACCGAAGCGATTGTCACAATCGGGTCGAAAGAAGGTCTCGCACATTTGGCTCTGGCCACGATCGGGCCGGGTGATGTCGTGCTCACACCCACGCCGACCTATCCCATTCACATGTACAGTTTCATTATTGCAGGCGGCGAAGTGCGCGGGATTGAGTTGCGTCAGGACAGCGACTTCTTCGACGATCTGCTCCGGGTCTATCGCCAGACCTTGCCGCGCCCGCGCATTCTGGTCATCAATTTCCCGCATAACCCCACGACCGCGGTGGTCGATCTCGAGTTCTTTAAAAAAATCGTCGCATTTGCCAAAGAACACGATGTGATTGTGATTCACGATCTGGCCTATGCGGATATCGCGTTCGACGGCTATAAGGCGCCGAGTTTCCTGCAGGTGCCGGAGGCGAAAGATGTGGGCGTCGAGTTTTACACCTTGTCCAAAGCCTACAACATGCCCGGGTGGCGAGTCGGATTTTGTGTCGGTAACCGCGAGGTGGTAGGCGCGCTGGCGAAGCTGAAGAGTTATCTCGACTATGGCATTTTTCAACCGATTCAAATTGCCAGTACGGTCGCGTTGAACGGACCGCAGGACTGCGTGAAAGAGGTCGTGCAGCGCTATCAAAACCGGCGGAATGTCTTGGTGAACGGGTTGAATCGCATCGGGTGGCCCGTTGCCTTACCCAGAGCCACGATGTTCGTGTGGGCCCGTATTCCGGATCCGTTCCGGCATATGGGGTCGTTGGAGTTTTCCAAACTGTTGCTGCGGGAAGCGAAGGTGGCGGTGTCGCCGGGCATCGGATTCGGAGAAGGCGGGGATGAATTCGTACGGTTTGCCCTAGTGGAAAACGAGCATCGCACGCGGCAGGCACTACGCGGGATTCGGAAAGTGTTGAATCTGGATGATCAGGAACCATGA